GCGTTGCTACTGGGGAGATACGCACCGAGGAGCTGACGCAGTGGATCGCGTCAAATATCGAGAAGTAGGTCGCTGATCGCAGGTGGCGTTCGCGCTGACAGCCCGAGAGTGAACCCCTCGACAACCCGCTGATCTTGCCATAGTCGACAAGCTATATGAAACGGGCTAGTACGCCCTCCCGGCAACGCAATCTGGCGTTGTAACAGTTGGCGTGTAGAAATGCTATAACGATCCATGACAATGCGGTTGGCGTAGTACCCTTGCTGTGTCATCGGAGGCCTTTGGGAGTGGTTGCTGTCATCAAGACCCGGATGGAGGAGCCAGTCAGGGGATACACGACTACCTGATCATCTCTCGACCGGAATGCTTTGCTGCACCTTCTCGAGATTCCGGATGAACTGGTGAATACCACAGATGTAGCTACTGCTTGTTGTGGAGTCATCGAACGTTGCTTGCAGCTTTTGTGACGCGAAAAGAGTCTGGTGGGGGAGTTGCGAGGACCGATTATTGTCGCCTTGAGCAGGGGCTCGAGATTTCGCTTCGCCATAGGTTCCCCGGCGCGACGACCCCTCATCAGTACCATAGAGGTCATTAGATGAAGGAGATAGCCGATAGCGTTCGTGGTCCTGACGTCCAGAGGTAGGCACAACAAGGATGTATACCTCTCGCTTGGCACAGACAACAGTTCAGATGCCGGGTATCACTTCAGTGTACCCTCCCGACTCGTCCGTTCTGAGCTGGGGAAATCGCGTTCGTTCACGCTGGTCGAGTCTTGCCGACCGAGACAAACTAGGCTGGAGTAGCTGGAGAGCCGAAGGGATGGAATCGATGTTCTCAGGGATTGTCGCCACGACGGTCACCTATCTTGGGCAGGGTGACGATGGTGTGCATCGTTTTGCGCTCGGTGAGTGGAGGCCCACCATCGAGCTAGGCTCCTCGATCTCCTGTAACGGCGTCTGTTTGACGGTCGTTGAGGTGAGCCAAGACTCCTTCGGGGTGGAGATCATCGAAGAAACCATGCACCGCAGCACGTTTTCGAACCTTGAGGTGGGCGCACGAGTCAATGTTGAGCAGAGCATCACCGCTGCCACGCTGCTCGATGGTGGTATCGTGCAGGGGCACGTCGATTGCATTGGCCGTGTCACCCAGGAAGGCCCAGGGCTCGGGGTAGCGTTTGACCCTCGTTTCGATGCGTTGGTGGTGGAAAAAGGAGGCATCGTATTGAACGGTGTCAGTCTGACGGTGACGGCGATCGGAGAGGGCAGTGCCAGTGTGGCGTTGATCCCTGAGACCCTGCGCCGCACCAATCTCGGCGATCTCGGGGTCGGAGATCCGCTCAACATCGAGTTTGATATTATTGGGAAGTACCTCGTGCGCCAACGTTCGCTCGAGCAACGGGAGGCGTGGAGTCAGTGAGTTTTCATCCTATTGAAGAGGCGATCGCCGCAATTGGTCGAGGCGAGATTGTGCTGGTGGTCGACGATGAGAATCGTGAGAATGAAGGTGACCTGATCATGGGTGCCGAGTTCGTCGATGCCGAGAAGATCTCCTTCTACCTCGCCCACACCTCTGGTCTCATCTGTGTTCCACTCACCGGTGAGCGACTCGACGAACTCGACATCCCGCTGATGGTGGAGAACAACACCGAGTCTCACTTGACCGCCTTTACCGTTTCGGTGGATGCGAAGCGCGCCGTTACCACTGGGATCTCGGCTTACGATCGGGCCAGCACCATCCGTGCCCTTGTGGATCCATCCACCAAGCCATCGGATTTGACGAGGCCTGGGCACGTTTTCCCACTGCGTGCCCGTGATGGTGGGGTGTTGCGCAGAGGTGGACACACCGAAGCGGCCGTTGATCTCGCCCGTCTTGCTGGCATCACCCCTGCCGGGGTGATCTGTGAGGTGGTGACCGAGGACAAGCAGAATATGGCACGCCTCGATGAACTCACCAAGTTCGCCGAGACCCATGGACTGGTGCTGATCTCGATCGCTGATCTCATTCGCTATCGGGCCGCCAACGATACCCTGGTCAAGCGTGTTGAGGGTGCCACCGCCCGCATCCCAACGGCCTACGGGGACTTCACCGGCATCGCCTATCAGTCGATCCTGGATGGGGAACAACACGTTGCCCTGGTCTTGGGTGACATCGACAATGGTGATCCTGTGCTGGTCCGGGTGCACTCAGAGTGTCTGACGGGCGACGCCTTCGGTTCGTTGCGCTGCGACTGTGGTCCCCAACTCCATCGATCGATGGAGATCATCACCGAGGAGGGTAGGGGGGTCATCGTCTACTTGCGTGGCCATGAGGGCCGCGGTATTGGACTGGCCCACAAGCTGCGGGCGTACCAACTCCAAGAACAGGGTCTCGATACGGTCGAGGCCAATGAGGCGCTTGGCCTGCCGGTGGACTCGCGTGATTATGGCATCGGCTCGCAGATCCTCGTCGACCTCGGGGTTACCAAGATGCGGCTCTTGACCAACAACCCGACTAAGTATGGAGGACTCTCTGGTTTTGGACTCGAGATCACCGAGCGCGTTCCACTGATCATTGAACCGCAGGCGGAGAATGCCAAGTATCTCCAGACGAAGGCGACAAAGATGGGACATCTCCTCGACCTTGGGTAAGGGCCGGGGTCTTGTCGATCCAGATGGAGAACGAGCGGTGCTGTGCACCAGAGAGAGCTATCTCGGCCGGTACGATGTCTCCGGTACGATAAAGAGGGTTGTAGTGGGTACCAACCCACTGCAGAACTGGAGTAGTACCGACTAGGCGGCAAGGACACCGCGCTGTGGATTGAGCTGGTATGAAAGTTTGGTCGGCATTGGATGCATGCAAGACGAGGAGACGAGCCCATTTGGGTACTTTGACCCTCGGTCGCAGAACTCGAAGAGGGAATTGAGATGGCAGGATATCAAGGACACGACCGTAGTGATGTTGGAACGAATTACGAGGAGTTGACCGGTCAGCTGCACTACCAGAGCGGTGACCGCTTCGGAATCGTCGCCTCCGAATTCAATCGGGTGATTGTTGATCCGCTACTGGCGGGAGCCCGAGCAGGCTTTCACACGGTCGGCGCCCAAGACTCAGCGCTGACGGTGGTGTGGGTCCCCGGTGCTCTTGAGATCGTGGGGGCGATCCGCCAACTCCTCGTGAGTCGATCGCTCGCTGGTGTCATCGCCGTGGGTGCGGTTGTTCGGGGCGAGACCAGTCACTATGACGTGGTAGTGAACCAGAGTGCTGGCCAGCTGATGACCCTCGCTGCTAGTGCCGATGTCCCGATCGTCAACGCGATTCTGACGGTCGAGAACATCGAACAGGGCCTGAACCGAGCCGGAGGCAAGGACGGAAACAAGGGCTTTGATGGCGCGCTCTCGCTAGTTCGCCTCGTCGACCTCTATCGCCGACTCGCAAAGGAGTCATAGTCAGTGCTAAGGATTGTCGTTCCAAAGGGGAGCCTTGAGCGGGCTACTTTTGCGTTGTTTGCGGAGGCAGATCTGCCGATCGAGCGCAGCAGTGAGGTCGATTACCGGGCGACGATCGACGACCCACGAGTGCGTGAGGTGCGAGTTCTACGTCCCCAGGAGATCCCCACCTACGTGGCTGAGGGGCTCTTTGACCTCGGCATCACCGGTCGCGATTGGATCAACGAGACCCAAGCTGAGGTGGTCTCGCTCGGTGAACTTCGCTACTCGAAGGTGACCTCTCGACCGATTCGGGTTGTGCTAGCGGTGG
The window above is part of the Ferrimicrobium sp. genome. Proteins encoded here:
- the ribH gene encoding 6,7-dimethyl-8-ribityllumazine synthase, with the translated sequence MAGYQGHDRSDVGTNYEELTGQLHYQSGDRFGIVASEFNRVIVDPLLAGARAGFHTVGAQDSALTVVWVPGALEIVGAIRQLLVSRSLAGVIAVGAVVRGETSHYDVVVNQSAGQLMTLAASADVPIVNAILTVENIEQGLNRAGGKDGNKGFDGALSLVRLVDLYRRLAKES
- a CDS encoding riboflavin synthase, with the translated sequence MESMFSGIVATTVTYLGQGDDGVHRFALGEWRPTIELGSSISCNGVCLTVVEVSQDSFGVEIIEETMHRSTFSNLEVGARVNVEQSITAATLLDGGIVQGHVDCIGRVTQEGPGLGVAFDPRFDALVVEKGGIVLNGVSLTVTAIGEGSASVALIPETLRRTNLGDLGVGDPLNIEFDIIGKYLVRQRSLEQREAWSQ
- a CDS encoding bifunctional 3,4-dihydroxy-2-butanone-4-phosphate synthase/GTP cyclohydrolase II, translated to MSFHPIEEAIAAIGRGEIVLVVDDENRENEGDLIMGAEFVDAEKISFYLAHTSGLICVPLTGERLDELDIPLMVENNTESHLTAFTVSVDAKRAVTTGISAYDRASTIRALVDPSTKPSDLTRPGHVFPLRARDGGVLRRGGHTEAAVDLARLAGITPAGVICEVVTEDKQNMARLDELTKFAETHGLVLISIADLIRYRAANDTLVKRVEGATARIPTAYGDFTGIAYQSILDGEQHVALVLGDIDNGDPVLVRVHSECLTGDAFGSLRCDCGPQLHRSMEIITEEGRGVIVYLRGHEGRGIGLAHKLRAYQLQEQGLDTVEANEALGLPVDSRDYGIGSQILVDLGVTKMRLLTNNPTKYGGLSGFGLEITERVPLIIEPQAENAKYLQTKATKMGHLLDLG